The genomic interval GACACTCTCATACATAAACGCaatttttctctctgtgtggCTTTGAACTTTTTGTGGCTCCTACTAAGCCTTCGATAGCTtcgtgttgttgctgttgtcatGGTCGTTGTCATCGCTTGTTGCTTTGTTGTTATAGTTTGAGAGTCAAGTTGTTCCAATAATTCTGCATTTGACATTCAACGGGGTTTACTTCGGTTCTTCTAGTTTTTGTTTACATAGCCCGAAACGGTTTccgtcttttttttttgtccagAGATGTCTCTGTCCCGGCGACTTAGCCCATTGTCTTGGGAAGTATGTATCTAGCTTGACAGGCGCTCGCCGCCTTTCCCCTTTCTACATTTCCCCTTCgaactttgttgttttttggtGGTCATTGCTAATTAAGCCAAAGATGGGACAGTAATTTGGAAAGGAGTTATTATGTCTGCGATCTTGGGCCCTGTTATATTTATTGGAGGACATTGTGTTTATATTAAAAAGAATGTATTGTTACTATTAATATGGCTACCTAGTTTTGCAAATGATGACAAATTAACCTTTTCAATAAGGGGTtgatattataaatatttatagtgcccacagaaaaattaaaaatcctAGTTGTTTCCTGCAAAAATTGGGCCTTAATTATGGTCTTATTTGAAAAATCCCTTAATATCCCTCTTTATTAGAAATTATAATGATATATCTCACTAGCGTTTAAATGGCCTTTTAGCTTTTAGCAAATAGTAATAGTTTCCAAAAGTGTAGGTAAATGGATGCCTTACCTTGTTATCCTTGTTGCCTGCTCCTAGTTTCTGCTGGTAGTATTCCTCCCGAGCGTTTGTGTTCAGGCTGTCGATCAAGGCCGACGCATTGACATGTCCATCGTAGACCATGCTGTCATGCTGGCTGCTGTAGGTGGCCGGCGTGGCTACCGATCCTGctgatcctgctgctgccgccgctgcggATGAggatgctgctgcggctgccgCGGCTGCTGCCAGTGGGATATTGGCCTGGGGAGTACGGGTATACAATTGCTCGATGGGCAAGGCGGGAGCTGCGGAATTTGTGGTAGCCGAGGGAATAGATGCCGAGGACGGGTTGGATGACCCACCTCCGCCGATCGAGGGTGTCACCTTCTGCAGTGGCTTcgcttgctgctgcttctgctggaAACTGTTGGTGGCCAATTTCTGTTTTTGGGTGGTGCTactggcggcggcggcggtggtgctGCTACTGGGTTTTGAGGCCGCTGCCGCATTCGCAGCTGCCGCACTCACGCTGCTCGGACGCTGACCTCCTCGTTTCAGGGCGGCGGTGACCTTGTGGGCGAAGGGTCGCTTGGTGGCCCGATTCTTCAGTTTTCCCATGGTGGTCAACGTGCGCTGCTGACTGCCCGTATTCGCGGTGGTTGTGGTGGTGCCATCGGCATCATCCGCTGCCGTTATGGCCGCTATGTTGTTATTCGATCTGGCAGCTACGAATTGATCATCGGGATCAGTGGAATCGGTGAGGGATTCATCACTGGTGGTCGCTGCCTCCGATTGGGTGGTCAGATTGGGTGAGGTGGTCTCTTCCTCCTCGTCGGTGGCCTCCGATTCCGCTTCCTGCTGACTCATATCCGTGGTCGTGGGCATTTCCTTCATTATGGTGCTCATGGCAGCCTGCTCGTTCATCGTGTTttgcagctccagcagcgtgGTTTCGTCTAGGATTAGGGTGGGATCCGTTTCAGCTTCGGTGGCTCCAGTGGGCAGCTGCGTGCTCTGCTCGATCGCCTCCTGATCCCGCTCCGTTTCCGCTTCTGTTTGCGATTCTTGGGTACTGGAGGTACTAGTGCTGGTACTACTACTACTGCTCCTGGAGGAGGTAGCTTCTTGCTGGTTAAACTGCTGCTCCTCAATGTCCAGGGATTCCTTGAGCCTGGCCACCCGCTCCACAATCCTGGCGAGCATATCCTTCTGTTGCTCGGGCAGATTTTTCGTATCCAACTCTAGCAAACGATCGTATTTACGGATATTCCTCTTCACGGTCTCTATGTCCGCCCGGGTTTTGGCCGAAGTCAAACCGGgcttgggattgggattggagCGGGGTTGCTCCTGGAAGTAAGTCCGTGCGCGGCGGTTGCTATAGCCCACCAGTTCGATGACACCCGGATAATCTGCAGCGGAGGAGGCGACAGTGGATACCAACGCAATCAGGGCCAAAAAACAGCAGCTCCAGGCTGCACTTATCCGCACCATTTTGACCACGATTGCTGAGTTTCGTTTTCTTCAGGTTTTCTTATATCGATTTTTCGTactattcttttttttttgtttgtttgggtttttcttcttctttctattttctttactttttgCACTCGCGATTCACGTTCGGTTTTTCTTGTATTTCTCGTATTTCACTCGCTCTCGTATTAGTGTCAACTAACAGTAACTCCAAATCTTCGGACACACAGACAGACACACACGCGAGAAGTCCAGAGTCAGGAGGAGTCGGAATGACAGTATCTTCTACCAGCTGGCTGGGGACACTCTGCTTTTTGGCCACGATCCGCAGACTTCTAACGTCGGATTACAAATGTTCCAGGCCGCTGGATGGCAGCGTCTTTTAAAAATTTCCAAGCGGAAAACGCGGCGCAGACTTTTCTCCCAACTGGAGCTTCGCCATGGTAGCTTCTTTCACCAAGTTCATGGCCAGACCGGTTTGAAGGCAACATGTTGCGAGCCGCGATTCCGATTGGGATCGTTGTCGCAACCGGCGAGCGGAGTTCGATAAAGAGAACATTATTAAGCACTCTCTTTGTGTTTATGTTTCTCTGTGCATGTTGCGCGCTTTTGGCAGTGAATGTTGCCAAACGAAGAGTGCTGATTGCAACATGTTGCTAAGCTAAGCCATTAGGCCGGGCACACGCCTTCCCTAACGTATCTGGCGGATACGTATCTGCGAGATATACGAGCCCATGCACTATTCAATTAGTCATTCCAGACACACGTCGACCAAGCGAGGAATACGGCAGATACACTGCAAAAACAGGCACTCAATAACTGAACTTAGCAAGATGAGAAAATTTCAGTAACTTGAGAACAATAATGGGTAATGGGTAATTATAGATTAAGATAAAGAGAATTTGCACATGGATTAACATTTGTGATAACAAGTGATAACaagattttataaatttctCAAAAACCGAAATAAAATTTAGGTTAAGGcttatttttttctgtgtacGGCCTGATTCTTGAGCTGCTTTCGCTTCAATGTCAACTCGGCTCGTTTAGTCTGTCATCGATTTGGACTGGTACTAGCCTAACCAGACGAGCTAACACCTAACACctcttggccaaaagcagcTGAAAATTCTTGGTTTCTCTCTGGTTCAATTTAGCTAAATGCTTTCGCATTAAACATAATTTGTCGCGGCCTTCTTAATTGTAGAATGGGAAATAGAAATATGTATGGTAGCTCCACATTGAACACTCTCTCTCTTCCAGTATCATTTCTGTTTTCGTTTCTCGAGACCTTTCTCCCTCTGGGTGATCTATAGCCCCAATCGTGCTTAGAACATCTAATGAACTCCAGTCGGCTCATCCATTTACATTTCACAATGCtctcatatttatttatacactAACAAAGAGTGCTTTGGGCATAgcttaaaacaaaaatatgtataaaacCTTAACATTCGAGAGCTATAATTACTACAACCTGAtcaataaagaaatatattttaataaattccaaataaataatataatatagcTTCTTTTCTCGACCTCATTTCCTAGATCGAATTTCTTTATTTCCAAGGCATCTCAATTATGTTTTCCCCCCAATTCCAAAGAGCATCTAATATGCCATTAAACATTCCAGCGAGTCTCCTTTCATTTTCCTAGCCAACTATTTGGCTGCGAACAATTACCCTACCGCCTGGGAACTGcaataaaacaataacaaatgaaCTAATAAGAAAACGTTGCCAACTGAAGCTCAAGTTCAGCGGGAAGGCTATTTTCTGGAGCTTCCCATTTTTCACGTAGCCGCGCGCAATAAAAGAAACCGAgcgttaattaaaaaaatagcCATAGATCAATGCACCTGATAGATGCGGGAAATGTTTGTTCTGCTCTGTTGTGTTGCGTTgtgttgccagttgccagttgctagttgccagttgcaagttgctgGTTGCAAGTGGCTGGCTGCTCTGGGCTTTGTGAATGTGTCTTGCCAGCGGCAATGCGGTGTAATTTGTGAGAAAGAGGCTGGGCTCCTTAGCCCTTCTTAGTGACCCCTAATGGAGAGGGCCCACAGGCGTCTCAGAACCCGAAGAAAAAGTGGTGGAGTGGGGATGGTAGAATGATAGAATGTTGACAAGGCTGCAGGCGCTTCCTTCATTAGCATGTAATGACTGGAAAACTGGTCGCCCATTTGCCTTTCGTCTCTGACACACATAAGGCGTTTGTAATCGTTATGGAATGGCTGACTCCTgctgcaactgttgctgctgcagtgagtgggtgctgctgctgctgctgctgttgcgtgGCTGCAACTTTCTTCGTCGCCCATCTTTTGTGCATATGCAGCGGGCAGAGCAGAGAGGCAACAACATCAACGCAATGGCGGCGTCTGCATTCCTAGCTCGCTATAAAATATGCGACCGACGATCATCTAAgtacaacaacagcagcaacgaGTGCCGCAGCGGCaacactgcagcagcagcaacattgcagcagcaactgatGCAGCAGCGCAGCAACTCTTGAACTTTACTGCGCCAGGAAAATGCTCTTGCCCTTTTTCCATGCCGTCTTCTTCTTATTTTACTCCAGGCAGCAACTGTTTAGCATGAtctgcactgaaaaaaatgtgGCACTTAGTTTAAGATATTCATCAGTTGGAGGAAGCGGTAAACT from Drosophila mauritiana strain mau12 chromosome 3L, ASM438214v1, whole genome shotgun sequence carries:
- the LOC117140289 gene encoding uncharacterized protein LOC117140289 — protein: MVRISAAWSCCFLALIALVSTVASSAADYPGVIELVGYSNRRARTYFQEQPRSNPNPKPGLTSAKTRADIETVKRNIRKYDRLLELDTKNLPEQQKDMLARIVERVARLKESLDIEEQQFNQQEATSSRSSSSSTSTSTSSTQESQTEAETERDQEAIEQSTQLPTGATEAETDPTLILDETTLLELQNTMNEQAAMSTIMKEMPTTTDMSQQEAESEATDEEEETTSPNLTTQSEAATTSDESLTDSTDPDDQFVAARSNNNIAAITAADDADGTTTTTANTGSQQRTLTTMGKLKNRATKRPFAHKVTAALKRGGQRPSSVSAAAANAAAASKPSSSTTAAAASSTTQKQKLATNSFQQKQQQAKPLQKVTPSIGGGGSSNPSSASIPSATTNSAAPALPIEQLYTRTPQANIPLAAAAAAAAASSSAAAAAAGSAGSVATPATYSSQHDSMVYDGHVNASALIDSLNTNAREEYYQQKLGAGNKDNKKTATAKPTKYHYYPHNQHIYLLPECAIQQVCNAVYVRLNYTQPLCACPSRYRDPCSASLNEDDQHTTKLVGDTKKKAITLAKTCEATTEMRECRSPKDWSLLALQNTRTGKSHYLVICRCPDHFKMEGPMAHDQPTYASVPGIRVFGMMCVKQGYSVRKPSNQPPKRYQLQKPFYRPSVGTTLGGQKDSYGRPIYGGSSSSGSSAISSNYQPQDSSFQSGGSSSYQYLNRPESGGSHSSANFRPDQFSINNFPSSNYGRNNERRGDLPPIEAISSGSGTGAEEQPSSSTPAAEEEEARTTLQAEQEAEPAAAAVPAVTAELTTTAEEAALGSRTRRSLPDTDDYEPEFPWDRVLEFQQSIIWD